One Oceanivirga salmonicida genomic window carries:
- a CDS encoding Rnase Y domain-containing protein, translating into KIVDAKRKFDTNKKDLNRELEAFKKEENLKIKEDILNKKREADQEIKEMKQEISKKESRLVKKEENLDVKYQKLEEKEKKLMNKKKILLIARILLFY; encoded by the coding sequence TAAAAATAGTTGATGCAAAAAGAAAATTTGATACTAATAAAAAAGATTTAAATAGAGAATTGGAGGCTTTTAAAAAAGAGGAAAATTTAAAAATTAAAGAAGATATTTTAAATAAAAAAAGGGAAGCCGATCAAGAAATTAAAGAAATGAAACAAGAAATTTCTAAAAAAGAATCTCGATTAGTAAAAAAAGAAGAAAATCTAGATGTCAAGTATCAAAAGTTGGAAGAAAAAGAGAAAAAATTGATGAACAAAAAGAAGATCTTATTAATAGCAAGGATTTTACTTTTCTATTAG